The following nucleotide sequence is from Paralichthys olivaceus isolate ysfri-2021 chromosome 22, ASM2471397v2, whole genome shotgun sequence.
AATTAAATTGATATCGTAAAAAAAATGCTCCTTTAACATATTTAGtttcacagttttaaaatgttatgcATGAATGGAGGAATTGAAATGcctgaaaaatctaaataaagcaATATTTTGGCTTTAATAACTGATTTCATTGATTTCCATTAAAATCACGACAAAAAAATAAGGTGAGGAGATGGCTATTTAAATTTTCTATACATAAGGCATACAAAGTTATATGTCTGTAGACAGtatttttgtcatatttatttgatagatttgttttatgtgggcattttgaatctATTTCTGCACATGTTCAGGAATTCTTAGTctgatcagatgttttttttttttgcttcagctGTCACTTGGACGTGTAGGTAGGCCTGGTTCAAGAGGTTGATCCAATTATCCGGACACTTTTTCCCAGTGAGTGTGTGCTCCATGTTCCCTGTCATATGTCTGTGCACACTCCACACACTGTGGATCAGCAGAAGCCACATCTGGCTGACGGCAGCTTCGTGAGCCCTGAAGCGTGTCCTATTTTCTCCGGGAGCCACTTTTTCATTGTCTCTGCCGTTTTAAGTGTTTTCCAATGGAAGCAGCGTGGCGGCTGTTTACTTCACCACAGTGCAGCTGACCAATAAGCTGCGTCCAGGCTCagataaatgataataattgaAAGCATTAGGGTCCAAATAAGCAGTGTGGTGTCAGGTGAgcacacactgtgatgtgactgTGCACTTCAGGTGGTGTATTGTCTTTAATCTGatagtgtgtgtgacagatctgcatgttttttaagTCTCTGCAATTACTCACAATGTTACTTGCTCATTACAAGCAAGGTCGTTTGTTTTTGAAGACTAATGCAGAAGTTTTGCatacaaatgaaatgatgcATGGTTGCTATCAGTCGGACTTACCTTGTAATCACATAAGGAGCAAAGCAGATGATGAATGAGCCGATGAAGATGCTGATCTTCTTGGTGGCTCTTTGctttctcctcttctgctctgttAAACATCTCTGCTTTACGCTGGAAACAGGAATGAATGTTTAGTCTATTTGCCAAACTGTCAAAACTATGTATATATCAGAAGGGTTATATGAGGAAACTTGTAAATGAGAGATGCAACTATACCTGGGGTGAATGTCGACCAGCAGGAAAAGAGTCTGCATGGTGATTATGTCAATTCTCTTGCAGTGGAACCTGGCGACTTTCAGCACCTTCAGGTAGGTGAAGCAGAGGATGAGCAGGGACAGCATGAAGCTGGTGGCGTGGAAAACTACTGTGAAGATTGTAAACTTAATCCTGTCGCTGCCTCGGTCCCTCGGCTGCAGGGTGCACGACGCGTAAACATCACTGTAGTCGACCCAGGAGAAGAGGAGCGCCGTGAGGGAGAAGGTGAAGGAGTGGAGCCAGGAGTAGCACACCATGATCAGCGCGTCCTTGTAGCGCATCTTAGTGGAGTAACTGAGCGGGAAGACCACCGCTATCCAGCGGTCGATGCTGAGGGCTGCCATGCTCAGCATGGTGTTGGCGGTGAGGAAAGTCTCCAGAAAGCTCACCGTGTGGCAAACGCAATCCCCGAAAGGCTGCTGGTTCCGGACGATGCCCACTAGAGTGGCGGGCATGTTGAGCACAGTGATGAGGATGTTGCAGAAGGACAGGTTCATGGTGAAGACACCGGGCACCTGTCGGCGTATCTCGGTGCTGTGCACGAAACATAGCAGCACCAACAAGTTGGACAACAGCGAGACGACCGCGACCACGACGATGAACAAAGCGAAGATAATGTCAGCAAAGTCCATGTCTCACTCCAGAGAGTCCTCCCTCGGGTTACCTGCGCCTGCTGTGGACAATGAGCACTCGGAAACAACCATGGTCACGCATCGCGCACCTCTCCAGCGGCTCCAACTATTCATTCCAATTTAGATCCGTGCGCACCGCCGCGTCCTCTCCAACTTCCCCCGACGAGCTCTGTCCAGAGTGCTGAGGACGCGGGCGGCCGCCGCCACTCACACCCGCCGACCCCCGCGCGTCAGGTGCAGAAGAAAGTAAAAGCTGCGGTGCCAAGTGGGGTAGTGCGTGTGGGGCGCGTCTTTCAAACACCGAGCAGGCGGCCACAcactgaactggactgaggagGACCACGGTGGAGGAGCAGCGTGCCCACTGAAGTAAATTATCACACccagagctgcaggaacaaCTTGTCCTATAGTCACAAAACACACTTCTCTCCCTGCTTCCTACATACTGGAGTATTTCGAGGAAATCCTCCTGTGTTGTTTGATTTTCTTGTGCGCAAATACGCATCAATCGCCCCGCAAACTATGTTATTCACGCGTGAGTTTCTCGCGTCCCCCGCATTGATTCGACTTGGCTCGAATCAATGTGGATGTGGAGGCAAAGGGACGCATAGAAATCCAGGGATGAGCTCTTGGATAATTGGAGACGCGTCTGCCGTGGCCAAATGGCACCAGGTGCACAGGCGCaccagagaggcagaggggggCAAACAGATCCCTGTCCCCAAATGAATTATTTATAGGCCGATGGCTACTGTAGATTCACTGTGTATTATTGGAATTTTGTGTCTGGGATGCAAAAATATacagagagaggatgatggTAGAATGTGACCTTTTCAAAAAAAATAGCCTTTGCAGagataaaatgaatatattttaaacatttgcacaGTAAATATCTTTTCACTGCCACTTCCAGAAAATATCACATAGCAATACAATCACAACACCTAATCATGTTCCAACAGCGGTGGTTTATCCCATAGCTGATgatttttttatctgttgtaGATATGAGCATCAGTTCTGTCGAAGCAGAACTTCAGCGTCAGATTTTATGGGATATATAACCCTGAGTGTTTAAAATCATTCCTTAGCAGCAGAAAACTCCATCCACAGTTTATCTTTGTTCTCAGGGAGAAAAATATGAACTGTGAAATCAATACCTTTTTGAATGTTTGGGTTGTTAGGTTGTGAGGACtcttatttggtcatttaaattctaaaatacataaataataagtCATCACATCGGTAGTTATATGTCGTACTTATCCATTAATGAATGGTCATGACTTTCTCACCGTTCACAGAGTGAGCTCAtctataaaacataaataaatgagtcaTTTACATTGATTAAAAAAGCCGTTAGTTACAACATATAACTCTTTATAAGCTGAGGAGGCTTTCTGGAAGGTAACAAACAATTCGTTCTAAATACGGTAACCAAAACTTTGATCTTGTTAATGGCCTCTAACTGTTCCAtaagaaaaatgatttattaaccACTAGCCACAGGCCTTCATAAACAAGCAACCCAAACTAAGAACAAAGCTCCAGTTAAATACACTCTTCACTGTTGAGCATTAAAATTGTACCTGATTCAAATTGGAGAAACATAGTCAATATGGATGCTTGTGCTTGTTACTGAGTCATGCCCACTCCTGGAGAAGTGTGTGTAGACAGTGACTCACTGGGGTCAGACACAGCCTGCAGGGCTTTTCTCTATCTTTTCTCGTTTGCACTCACTTCATCCTCCAACTTGTTATGAGGCTTGTGTTATGCTTCTTCCTGtatccccccctccccctccaatTAAGTGCttcgttttatttatttaagggCGATACACTGTCAGAGAATTCACTTCCCTCCGAGCCCGCTGCCGTGCATGTACCCATCACAGTGGATTATTAAAAGTGAATAGGTGAGTCATCATTAAATGTAGTTGAGGGAAACCCTGCGGCCAGATATCTTTGAAGTGACTGTCCCTTCAAAGCGTCACAGCTGATGAAAGCTTTTTCCACATATGCCATTCCTGCTATAATGAAGCTACTACGGCACCGAgggtgtgtttttctgtgtgtgtgcaggagtcAGAGAGCCGGGGAGACAAAGCAGCAGTGGGTGATGTCAGTCCCCTACAAACTAGAGATCAAATGCCTTGGAGAAAGCTACAGCTGGGCTCCTGGGGGAAGAGTGCAAAGCTATTTATAGGCCTGATGGGGTGTCACCTCCAATATAACTCTCAGCGCTGGCGTATTACCTAACCGAGGTATCAGAGCGCAGAACGCAGCTTCAGAGCCACAAATGGGATCGCTTGGAGAGGATGCTTTTATGTGAGCGGAGTAATCAGTTACTACAGTTTTAGGCGGGCCGACAAAATGCCTCGAGGGCCCGTGGCTGTTTAACAAAGTCATTCaagcagagaggggaaagatGCTGATCCTCAAAATGCACCAAAACCACAACTGATCATGAATCAGAGTGGATCTCAAGAGAATTCATGAAGTGTACATGTTGGATTGAATTAATGCCCTCGATGTTAGAGTTCCAACTTACATGTTGGTTAATGTGTTAATTATCTAGTTCACCatctgaatggaaaaaaaaatacattggtGATcactaaaaaaacattttctggttTCAGCTTCTCAAGACTGAGGCTTTTCTGCTTTATTCAATTATAAATGGGAAAATGTTTTGAACTGGACTGAATCAGAAGCTTTCTTTGACCCTTGATGAGCAGTTTTTAACTCATTTCTGACACGTTATAGATCAAACAAGCAACTGATTATCTGTGAAAATACTCAATAGACTAATCAAATGACTGTAATAATCAGTTGCAGCTCTACTTATCTAATCATAGGTGGAAAAACAGGCTCATGACACACCTCCGGCTGCTGTGTCCGGTACGTGTGCGTTGCTGTCAGATCTAAATTAAACCGAGAAGCGTTCGCTGCACAAACAGAGCAACGCagtgaatgttgtgttttcgtGACCTCGGCCTTGTGACGGAGAAAGTCCTGAAAGCTTTCAACTTCACATTCAAACCAGCGATCTTACTTAGCTGCATCTGACCTTCATACCAACCAACAGCACAACACAGAAGTGTGATCTGAGCAGAGGAGTGAAATCCCCCTGTGGTCCTCAGGGTATACCTGGAATTTCACTCTGAGCTTGTACCTGCTCCAACACCTGAGTTCCGGAGGGAGCTCAGCGTCATGTGTTAAATAAGTGTGGTTGGTGTGACTCGTCTCAGAGTCACAGCAGGAGGCTTTTAGACAGTCACCATGTATATCCTTTCTTTCTTGGTTGTAGTTTACCTTTAAATAATCaactcataaaaacaaaagatgcaCTAATCAAGATATAAATGCATAGTGTCACGATATAGTATTGGGATGTAGGAAAGTACTACAATTATAACATAGTATTGATTTTTCAATGGATTTGTTGACATAAGAAATATCTAAATAATATGAATCAATTACACCGTCTAaattctttctctgtttcttggTTCAAGCACGTTTCTGTCCTCTACAAGTTGAATTTAACCACCGGCTGCTTAAAAATAAAGCGATGGATTTAAATCTCTTCTTTTCTTGTTGCTTTGGAATTAAACATAACGAGCGAAACGAGCAAAATCTGCCAGCGTGCGTGGTAAATATATAATTCAGTGTACActgcctgtctctctgctcagctgcCTGCAGGTGTGCATATAAATAGAACAGTCAGACTGCAGGTTTGCACCGAGCATGAGATCAATACAGTGTGGTTGACATGACCCCTGATCtctttattttcacactgaacGTAGTTAAGGCACGACGGTCAAATCATGTTTCCTGACTACAGAGAAAATGAGTGGCTTGGATTTTGGGCAACAAAATTATATGAGATCATCAAATCAATGAGATTCGCCCAACGATTACATTTCCACTGGTTCTTTCTAAGATGATGAGATCGATGCCACAAGAATTTTCCAAGAATCAAATTTCCTAGAGTTTCCTCTTATTCAAATCTCATTTCAAAAGAGGGGATCAGTTATTTGTCATCAGCCACCTCTCAAAGGTTTTATTGACCTTGCATTCTTGGTTGCTGTAGTTTCCTACAGGTACTTGAATGTACCATTTACTGGATGGATTGCtatgaaacttagtggaaggatgggtCATTTAAGAACCTGTTCAATTTTGCTGTGGATCCAGATGGAGcagcattaaaataaatactgtacgGCAACAAATACTCCTTTTAACATATGTTGAATGTTATTTGTGAAATGTCAGCAGTTTGCAGAACATGTCAGTCTTCATGGTTTACGTATCTGCAAATCTTTTGTGATTATCTAGTGTTTGTAAATGGGACGTTTTACTGCTGCTGTTATGATTCAATAGGCATTAGAGTATGTGATACGTTAATGGTTATTACAGGATGCCACTTTTTGTCGCTGTGGCAAAAACACACTACGGCGTTATTAGCACTTTACCCAGCGGATGTGAAGAAGTGC
It contains:
- the LOC109634795 gene encoding G-protein coupled receptor 26-like, with product MDFADIIFALFIVVVAVVSLLSNLLVLLCFVHSTEIRRQVPGVFTMNLSFCNILITVLNMPATLVGIVRNQQPFGDCVCHTVSFLETFLTANTMLSMAALSIDRWIAVVFPLSYSTKMRYKDALIMVCYSWLHSFTFSLTALLFSWVDYSDVYASCTLQPRDRGSDRIKFTIFTVVFHATSFMLSLLILCFTYLKVLKVARFHCKRIDIITMQTLFLLVDIHPSVKQRCLTEQKRRKQRATKKISIFIGSFIICFAPYVITRLAELLPFVDVNRHWGIISKCLTYSKAASDPFAYSLLRQQYKKVLVTVVNRLLRRDLYPSSGHNSSLDTENDYCLQRIS